One region of Camelina sativa cultivar DH55 chromosome 6, Cs, whole genome shotgun sequence genomic DNA includes:
- the LOC104792759 gene encoding exocyst complex component EXO70A1-like: MAKKAKSVIFSSSSPKSILSSLSPFTSLPASPLNQTFSQSMMEETVEAAESIIKKWDPNSPSYTKIISLFCHSRKEAKEFIRCIRDLRRAMHFLISQHSQSAKLVLAQHLMQIGMARLEQEFFQILSSNRDQLDPESVSSQSSVSSNSEFEDVMQSDDDDDEDELKKAGESISKVEKAAALVMSDLKIIAETMISCGYGKECIKRYKLIRKSIVDEGLHLLGIEKYKISRFNRMDWGVLEPMIKNWIKAAKIGVITLLRGEKLLCDYVFSASSTIRESCFYEIANEAGINLFKFPELVANKEKKSSQERIFRLMDLYAAISDLRPDIELIFHFDSVAAVKTLVLSSLKKLKDSIHTSLTEFESTIQKDSSKAVTAGGGVHKLTRTTMSFISSLSEYSRVLSEILEEYPLKRNTRMLESYFTAPILEDEDNNNHAVSVQLAWLILVFLCKLDTKAESYKDVSLSYLFLVNNIQFVVDTVRSNHLRNLLGDDWLTKHETKLRSYAANYEIAAWSNVYISLPEKSNTTVLSPEEAKTHFKRFHAAFEEAYTKQSSCVITDAKLRDELKVSIAKNIVPEYREFYGKYLPTLSHERNTEMLVRLKPDNLENYLSDLFHGRPILSGSSSSLSSSSCISLGCVRN; this comes from the coding sequence ATGGCGAAAAAAGCAAAGTCTGttatcttctcttcctcttctcctaaATCTatcctttcttctctttctccattCACTTCTCTCCCAGCTTCACCTCTCAATCAGACTTTCTCTCAGTCGATGATGGAGGAAACCGTGGAGGCCGCTGAATCAATCATCAAGAAGTGGGATCCCAACTCACCGTCCTACACAAAGatcatctctctgttttgtcaCAGCAGAAAGGAGGCCAAAGAATTCATCAGATGCATCCGTGACTTACGCAGAGCCATGCACTTTCTCATCTCTCAGCACTCTCAGTCTGCCAAGCTAGTGCTGGCACAGCACCTGATGCAGATCGGTATGGCCAGGCTTGAACAAGAGTTCTTCCAGATACTGTCTTCGAACCGTGACCAACTTGATCCTGAATCTGTCTCTAGTCAATCCTCAGTTTCAAGCAATTCAGAATTTGAAGATGTTATgcaatctgatgatgatgatgatgaagatgagctgAAGAAGGCTGGTGAATCAATCAGTAAGGTTGAAAAAGCTGCAGCACTTGTGATGTCAGACCTCAAGATCATAGCAGAGACCATGATCAGCTGTGGATATGGTAAAGAATGCATAAAGAGATATAAGTTGATCAGAAAGTCAATTGTAGATGAAGGGCTACACTTACTTGGGATCGAAAAGTATAAGATCTCACGGTTTAACAGAATGGACTGGGGCGTGCTCGAGCCTATGATCAAGAACTGGATCAAAGCTGCAAAGATTGGAGTCATAACACTTCTCCGAGGAGAAAAACTTCTCTGTGATTACGTCTTCTCTGCTTCGAGTACAATAAGAGAGTCTTGCTTTTACGAGATAGCGAATGAAGCAGGAATCAATCTTTTCAAGTTCCCTGAACTCGTTGCCAATAAGGAGAAGAAGTCATCGCAGGAGAGGATCTTCAGGCTGATGGATCTCTATGCAGCAATATCTGACCTTAGGCCAGACATAGAACTGATTTTTCACTTTGATTCAGTAGCTGCGGTTAAAACTCTGGTGCTCTCATCGCTTAAGAAACTCAAGGACTCAATCCACACAAGTCTCACGGAATTTGAGTCAACAATACAAAAGGATTCTTCAAAAGCAGTAACTGCAGGAGGAGGGGTTCACAAGCTGACTCGAACAACCATGAGTTTCATATCATCACTCTCTGAATACAGCCGTGTGTTGTCTGAGATCCTTGAAGAGTATCCGCTTAAGAGAAACACCCGTATGCTAGAATCTTATTTCACAGCTCCAATCTTAGAAGATGAGGACAACAACAACCACGCAGTCTCGGTCCAACTAGCATGGCTCATCCTGGTTTTCCTATGCAAACTAGACACCAAAGCAGAGAGTTACAAGGATGTTTCACTATCTTACCTCTTCCTCGTAAACAACATTCAGTTCGTGGTTGACACCGTTCGTTCAAATCACCTCAGGAACCTTCTCGGAGACGATTGGCTCACAAAGCACGAAACAAAACTCAGAAGCTACGCTGCAAACTACGAGATCGCAGCGTGGTCCAATGTATACATATCTTTACCAGAGAAATCCAACACAACAGTACTATCACCAGAGGAAGCCAAAACACATTTCAAGAGATTTCACGCGGCATTTGAAGAAGCTTACACGAAACAATCATCATGTGTGATAACAGATGCAAAACTAAGGGACGAGCTTAAGGTTTCCATAGCAAAGAATATAGTACCGGAATACAGAGAGTTTTACGGTAAGTACTTGCCAACGCTGAGCCATGAGAGAAACACAGAGATGCTGGTGCGGTTAAAGCCAGATAACTTGGAGAATTATCTCTCAGACCTGTTCCATGGGAGACCAATACTTAGCggctcttcttcgtctttgtcttcttcgtcttgtaTCTCACTAGGATGTGTAAGAAACTAA
- the LOC104792761 gene encoding 60S ribosomal protein L35-2 — translation MARIKVHELREKSKADLSTQLKEFKAELALLRVAKVTGGAPNKLSKIKVVRKSIAQVLTVISQKQKSALREAYKNKKLLPLDLRPKKTRAIRRRLTKHQASLKTEREKKKEMYFPIRKYAIKV, via the exons ATGG CAAGAATCAAGGTTCATGAGCTGAGGGAGAAATCAAAAGCTGATCTTTCTACTCAGTTGAAGGAGTTTAAGGCTGAGCTTGCTCTTCTTCGCGTCGCTAAGGTCACTGGAGGTGCTCCCAACAAGCTCTCTAAGAT CAAGGTGGTGAGGAAGTCCATTGCTCAGGTATTGACAGTGATCTCACAGAAACAAAAGTCTGCTTTGAGAGAGGcgtacaagaacaagaagctgTTGCCTCTTGATCTTCGTCCCAAGAAGACTAGAGCTATCAGGAGAAGACTCACCAAGCATCAg GCATCACTGAAGActgaaagggagaagaagaaagaaatgtacTTTCCAATTAGGAAGTATGCTATTAAGGTGTAA
- the LOC104792762 gene encoding caffeoylshikimate esterase produces the protein MVLYEEGFILNSRGMKLFTCVWKPDKEEPKAFLFLCHGYAMESSITMNSSATRLAKAGFAVYGMDYEGHGKSEGLNGYISDFDRLVDDVSNHYSSICEKEENKGKMRFLLGESMGGALALLLARKKPDFWDGAVLVAPMCKLADEVKPHPVVISILIKLAKFIPTWKIVPGNDIIDIAVKEAHIRKQVRENKYCYKGRPRLNTAYQLLLVSLDLEKNLHQVSIPFIVLHGEDDKVTDKSVSKLLYEVASSSDKTFKLYPNMWHALLYGETPENSEIVFGDIINWLEDRAINSNGGLETQLKHKHDGFLTHK, from the exons ATGGTTCTGTATGAAGAG GGTTTTATATTGAACTCACGAGGCATGAAGCTGTTCACTTGTGTATGGAAACCAGATAAGGAAGAACCAAAGgcctttctcttcctctgccATGGCTACGCTATGGAGTCCAGCATCACCATGAACAGTTCAGCCACGAGGCTAGCCAAGGCCGGTTTTGCAGTCTATGGAATGGACTATGAAGGACACGGGAAATCCGAGGGACTAAATGGTTATATCAGTGACTTTGATCGTCTCGTTGATGATGTCTCAAATCACTACTCTTCAATTTGTG aGAAGGAAGAGAACAAGGGGAAGATGAGGTTTCTACTTGGAGAATCCATGGGAGGAGCACTTGCGTTGCTCTTAGCCAGAAAGAAGCCTGACTTTTGGGACGGTGCGGTTTTGGTCGCACCCATGTGTAAG TTAGCAGACGAGGTAAAGCCACATCCAGTAGTGATCTCAATTCTTATCAAGCTTGCCAAGTTTATTCCGACGTGGAAAATAGTTCCAGGAAATGATATCATTGACATTGCAGTTAAAGAAGCCCACATCAGAAAACAG GTGAGGGAGAACAAGTATTGCTATAAAGGCCGGCCTCGCCTCAATACCGCCTACCAACTCTTGTTGGTTAGCTTGGATCTCGAGAAGAATCTTCATCAG GTATCTATTCCTTTTATTGTTCTTCACGGGGAAGATGATAAAGTGACGGACAAAAGCGTGAGCAAATTGCTATACGAAGTGGCTTCAAGCTCGGACAAGACGTTCAAGTTGTACCCCAACATGTGGCACGCTTTGCTATACGGGGAAACTCCTGAAAATTCAGAAATTGTGTTTGGTGATATCATAAATTGGCTGGAGGATAGAGCCATCAATTCGAACGGAGGGTTGGAGACTCAGCTAAAACATAAGCATGATGGATTCTTGACGCATAAATAA
- the LOC104792763 gene encoding caffeoylshikimate esterase-like — translation MTSATEDLKYEESFIKNTRGLKLFTCRWVPTNKDPRALVFLCHGYGMECSITMNSTARRLVKAGYAVYGMDYEGHGKSDGLSAYIPNFDNLVDDVSTHYTTICEREENKRKMRFMLGESMGGAVVVLLCRKKPDFWDGALLVAPMCKIAEEMKPSPFVISILTKLISVIPKWKIIPSQDIIEISYKEPDIRKQVRENPLCYKGRPRLKTAYELLRISNDLEKRLQEVSLPFMVLHGDDDKVTDKAVSQELYKVALSSDKTLKLYPGMWHGLLNGETQENIEIVFADVIGWLEKRSDYGNERFESELKHYSDGLNFKE, via the exons ATG ACGAGTGCAACAGAGGACCTCAAGTATGAAGAG aGTTTCATAAAGAACACTCGAGGATTGAAGTTGTTCACGTGCAGATGGGTACCAACAAACAAAGACCCAAGGGCTTTAGTTTTCCTTTGCCACGGATACGGCATGGAATGTAGCATCACCATGAATA GTACTGCGAGGAGACTTGTGAAGGCAGGATATGCGGTTTATGGAATGGATTATGAAGGACATGGCAAATCTGATGGGCTTAGCGCTTATATCCCAAACTTTGACAACCTCGTTGATGATGTCTCAACTCATTACACAACTATTTGCG AGAGGGAAGAGAACAAACGGAAGATGAGGTTTATGTTAGGAGAGTCAATGGGAGGAGCAGTGGTTGTGTTGCTATGCAGGAAGAAACCTGACTTTTGGGATGGAGCTCTCTTGGTCGCTCCAATGTGTAAG ATCGCAGAAGAAATGAAGCCAAGTCCTTTTGTTATTTCGATATTAACAAAGCTCATCTCGGTTATACCCAAATGGAAGATCATTCCTAGTCAAGATATCATCGAGATATCATATAAAGAGCCAGACATAAGGAAACAG GTTCGAGAAAATCCTTTATGTTACAAAGGAAGACCACGCTTGAAAACTGCGTATGAGCTTTTAAGGATCAGCAACGACCTGGAGAAGAGACTTCAAGAG GTTTCATTGCCGTTTATGGTTTTACACGGAGATGATGATAAAGTTACAGATAAAGCAGTGAGCCAAGAACTATACAAGGTTGCGTTGAGCTCTGACAAAACCTTAAAGTTGTACCCTGGGATGTGGCACGGTTTGCTCAATGGTGAAACACAAGAGAACATCGAAATTGTCTTCGCTGACGTCATTGGATGGTTGGAAAAAAGAAGTGATTATGGAAATGAAAGGTTTGAGTCGGAGCTTAAACATTATAGCGATGGTTTGAATTTCAAGGAATAG
- the LOC104699323 gene encoding putative F-box protein At1g49610 — protein sequence MAYDGRNGDGVTAADCYAHQHRRDIKRAGDSSENLDSISSLPDVLIQQILSFLPTKVAIRTSVLSRRWRHVWPNTPSLSFDFEGFRNIRNPADFINETLARYTARKMMRFHLDSYHVRDCPPDHDLNKWIEFALSRNVENLSLQFSVSHSLEYSIPDFFYTNSSVKQLNRNHLITRCSVSWTSLKKLSLHSCYISEESLAKILCGCPILEILRLYCLSQPTFLDLSKSPRLRVLKIKRRLLVTGATLIVAPHIHDLRLTNSQLPCTLVDVSSLTKVKLDIDFCQVKEELDALFLQIMALEMLEKLKNVQKLTFGENFLKILSLVELRGVSLPIFKVQVLTLRTTISQYVIHGIVRVLQNSPQLKKLTLLHSWKCGFIPEDLLDYYLEAHSLNQNRCWILGETWPLESKVVASFMKIMLQNTKTLEKMVVIGLKGYCPKGKAFEELLQMDPMPSHDNNVAIVFT from the exons ATGGCCTACGACGGCAGAAACGGAGACGGCGTCACCGCCGCTGACTGCTACGCTCATCAGCACCGCCGTGATATCAAACGAGCAGGAGACTCAAGTGAAAATCTAGACTCAATTAGCTCTTTGCCCGATGTGCTTATCCAACAGATCCTCTCCTTTCTCCCGACTAAAGTAGCCATTAGAACTTCGGTCTTGTCCAGACGATGGAGGCATGTATGGCCCAATACACCTTCCTTGTCCtttgattttgaaggatttcGTAATATACGGAATCCAGCTGATTTCATAAACGAAACCCTAGCTCGCTACACGGCTCGTAAGATGATGAGATTTCACCTCGATTCCTACCACGTGAGAGACTGTCCTCCTGATCACGACCTGAACAAGTGGATCGAGTTCGCTCTGTCCCGAAACGTTGAGAATTTGTCGCTACAATTCTCCGTTAGTCATTCCCTCGAGTACAGTAttcctgattttttttacaCCAATTCTTCGGTTAAGCAACTCAATAGAAATCATCTCATTACAAGATGCTCCGTGTCTTGGACATCATTGAAGAAACTTTCATTGCATTCTTGCTATATCTCTGAAGAATCCCTTGCCAAGATTCTATGTGGTTGTCCGATCCTCGAAATATTAAGATTGTATTGCCTAAGTCAACCAACGTTTCTTGATCTCAGCAAGTCACCGCGTCTGAGAGTTTTGAAAATCAAGCGTCGCCTTTTGGTTACAGGGGCAACACTTATTGTTGCACCACATATACATGACCTCAGATTGACAAACTCTCAGTTACCTTGTACCTTAGTTGATGTCTCGTCTTTAACCAAAGTTAAACTAGACATTGACTTCTGTCAAGTTAAGGAAGAACTCGACGCTCTTTTTCTTCAAATCATGGCGCTAGAAATGCTAGAGAAATTGAAGAATGTACAGAAGCTTACTTTTGGGGAAAACTTTCTTAAg ATTTTATCCCTTGTGGAACTTCGAGGTGTTTCTTTACCGATATTCAAGGTTCAGGTTTTGACGCTTAGGACAACTATCTCCCAGTATGTAATTCATGGGATAGTAAGGGTGCTACAAAACTCACCTCAACTAAAGAAGCTAACCCTACTACATAGTTGGAAATGTGGCTTCATACCG GAAGATCTTCTTGACTACTACTTGGAAGCGCATAGTTTGAATCAAAATCGATGCTGGATCCTTGGCGAAACTTGGCCACTAGAGTCAAAGGTTGTGGCTTCGTTCATGAAAATTATGCTGcaaaacacaaagacattaGAGAAGATGGTCGTAATTGGATTGAAAGGTTATTGTCCTAAAGGAAAAGCTTTTGAAGAGTTGCTTCAAATGGATCCAATGCCCTCACACGACAACAATGTGGCCATTGTGTTCACCTAA